A window of Macrobrachium rosenbergii isolate ZJJX-2024 chromosome 15, ASM4041242v1, whole genome shotgun sequence contains these coding sequences:
- the LOC136846345 gene encoding uncharacterized protein, which produces MPVPYPKRHSPSPMPFSYPLRPSPTCNACPLPPMPLPYPNDHPLTPAPLPYPNAPPLLQFPFPTSNVPPLPQCLSPTSNASPLPPLPLPYYNAPPPPPICIPYPSATPLPPVSLPYPSVSPLPQCPSPTPLPNISTRYVAPLTTFGILR; this is translated from the coding sequence ATGCCCGTCCCCTACCCCAAGCGCCACTCCCCATCTCCAATGCCCTTCTCCTACCCACTACGCCCATCCCCTACCTGCAATGCCTGTCCCTTACCTCCAATGCCCCTTCCCTACCCCAATGACCATCCCCTAACCCCCGCGCCACTCCCCTACCCCAATGCCCCACCCCTACTCCAGTTCCCCTTCCCTACCTCCAATGTCCCTCCCCTACCCCAATGCCTCTCCCCTACCTCCAATGCCTCTCCCCTACCCCCACTGCCCCTCCCCTACTACAATGCCCCTCCTCCACCCCCAATATGCATCCCCTACCCCAGCGCCACTCCTCTACCTCCAGTGTCCCTCCCCTACCCCAGTGTCTCTCCCCTACCCCAATGCCCCTCCCCTACCCCACTTCCCAATATTAGCACTAGATACGTTGCTCCCCTGACAACCTTTGGAATTTTACGATAA